The Methanosarcina barkeri str. Wiesmoor DNA segment TCGGTGGACTGACTTATTCGGAAATTCTTTTAAAAACACCTGTTTTTAAAAATAAAGGGTCCCATAAATAGGCAAATTGACTATCAAAATAGCCGTATAAGTAACAGGCTGAATTCAAAGAGAACCCCCAGTAAAAACGCCACAAGGATCTGGGCAATGAATGTAGGATCAGGCGAAAGGAAAAGTGAAACTGCTATAATCACACTGTAGACCAATACCCTCTGCTTTTTAAGTGTTTGATACTCTATAAGCCCCATTTTCACGGTAAAAACCACAAGCAGAGGAAGCTGGAATACAATACCGAAACCTGCCAGGATTGTGGTCACTGCTGAGAGAGTATCCTGAACGGAAAGCTGCGCTGTAGCCATATCACCTGAGTAAAATAGAATGTATTTGAACATAACAGGCAGGACGATAAAGTAACCTATAGAGGCCCCAAAAATGAAAAGCAGGAAAGATGCCGGGATAATCTTGAGGAAGAAGCGCTTCTCATTTGGATAAAGCCCTTTGCCTGCAAACTTGTAAAGCTGGTAAAAGAGCAGAGGAATTGAAGTGGCTAGAGCAAAAACGAGGCAGAGTTTAAGGCGAGCCAAGGTCCATTCGAGAGGCGAGTAAGCTGTCATGTAAAGGTCAGTATTTATAAAATCCTTCCAGACAAGCAGCATCCCTTTTGCTGAAAATGGGAAAGCGATAATTATTCCCAGACAGAGCCAGATCAAAACGATTGCCAGCCGGTTTCTGAGCTCTAATAGGTGGGCCATGAGAGGTTCTTCGATATCTCCTGGGACACCGGAAGTATAGGAATTCATCCCCAAGGCTTTTCCGGTAGCAGCTGTTGTTCCGTTGCCTGTGTGCTGTGAGTTCATTTTTTCCGCTCTTATATGTATCTAGGTAAATATATTAATATCGGAACATAATATTGAATGTAAATATGCAACTCCCTGGGAGTATTCCGATTTCCTGGTGCAAGAGATCTTCACCATCCATTTTATAATCTCTCTTCAGAATATCTTTCTACTATATATTTGCATACCTGAGAGTTGCATACTTGAGAGTTGAATGCCTGAGAGTTGCATACCCGAGAGTTGAATGCCTGAAAGTTGCATGCCTGAGCATTTATGGCACTGAGTCATTTAATAGTGCAATATAGTGCAATCACTTAAAATGATTAATATAACTACTTAAAATGATTAATATAACTACTTAAAATGATTAATATAACTACTTAAAATGATTAATATACCCCGATTAAGAGAATTTGTTTAATGCATTCGAGTAATTTATATAACTTAATTAAGATAATTTATAAACTATAGTTATTCGATTAATATAAATTTAGTTATGATAATTAATATAACCGAATTAAGATAATTAATTAATGGATTGTATAAACGAATTAAAAGAATTAATATAATATACTCGTAATAAATACTATAACCTACTAAAGCAACTGCTGTTTCCCGGTTCCCTACACCTGAACCCACTGTTTCAGTATTCGGATTTCGTGACTTTCATCAATTGAATCTCCTGAATGGCTTGAAGTCTCAGGGATATTTGAAGGATTCCATGAAAAAAGCCGAAAAAACCTAAATCGAAAAAACAAAATAGGTAAAAAGAAAGTTGATATAAAAATCTCTGCAATGAATAGATCTAACTGCAGTGAATATAAGAGTCCCCTTAAATAGGATAAAGAACTTTCTTTTGCTTTTCCGGATAGGTACTCATTATGTCTGAAGCCATTGAAAATCTCAGTGTAATTCTGTTAACCCTGCGAAATAAGTTACTTGTGATTGCTGGGGTCCTTATCACAGGCGTTATTATCTCTTTCCAGTTTACAGGCCCTCTAATTGAAAAAATGACGGTTGATCTTCTCCCCGAGGGCGCAAAACTGGTGTATGTATCTCCCCTTGAGGTAATGATGCTGGAGCTAAAACTCTCTATTATAATGGGAGTCCTTCTCACCCTGCCTCTCATTGCATTCTATGCTTACAGGGCAATCTCGAAGCGGTACTCAATTAAAATTCCGACATCTATTGGAAAAAGTCAGTTTCTCTTTCTGTGTTTAGCAGTTGTTATCATGTTTGTCATTGGGGCCTCGTACTCTTATTTCCTTATGCTGCCTATCTTTCTTAAGTTTCTCTATATTGATGCAGCAGAGTCAGGGGTGACTGCAACTTATTCGATTTTCAAGTTTATCTCATTCATAGCAACAACTACAGCAATCTTTGGTCTGGTTTTCGAACTCCCTATAATACTTACTTTCCTTACCCGAAATGGATTTGTAAAATACCGTACTCTTGCGACCTACCGCAAGCACATATACATTCTGTTCTTAGTCTCAGGAGCTACTATCACTCCTCCCGATGCCTTCAGTCAGGTAATGGTTGCCGTGCCCATGGTGGTCTTCTTTGAGATAAGTATGGTGATTGTGCGGTTAATTGGAGTAAAGAACAAGCTTTCCAAGCCTGATCCTTCAGCAACTGCAGTAGGGATTACGAAAAGAAACTAAAGGAAGAAAAGTGACATAATAAGTACAGCTTAAGTACCTAAAAGTAAAATGAAGTTTGATAATGTGCAAGTTAACTTCAATTATGTGCAAGTTAACTTCAATTAAGACCATAAATTATTCAGCAGTCCAGATACACATCTGAACCTTAAAAATAATATTTCTATATATTTTAATTTAGACATTTGACGGTTTAATGCTAACGTTTTCCATTTCAAGTGTGTAAGTCATATCCCAATTAGAACAAGGTTTAATTTTAAGACACGCTATAAAGGAAAAGTAGTATAATCAAGGCTAAAAGAAAATCGGTGTCTTCAACGAGATATGCAGATAAGAAGCACAGGCGTGTTTGGGGGTGATATGATGAAGGTTGAGAAAGCAATCCAAACACGCCTCTCATCATTCTTTTCTTCACTCGCCTATCCATTTATTATTTTGTTTTGAGAGCATTTAAGATTATCGAAATCAATTTTATAAAACAGTTTCCTGGTTGTTTTTTAGACGACTGTTTACAAAATGTCGACTGCTAATAGTCCAACTGCTGATAGTCCAACTGCTAATAGTCCAACTGCTAATAGCCCAACTGCTAATAGTCCAACTGCTAATAGTCCAACTGCTAATAGTCCAACTGCTAATAGTTCGATTGTCTGGATATTACTTTCAGCATACTCAGGATAATCTTATTTAACAGAAACCCTAATTTGAAGAGGTCATGGAGCCGCAGCACGTAAAAGCAAATATCCAGATAATTGCCGCATCCGTCATCTACGGATTTTCAGGAATTTTTTTCATGTATGTAAAAAACATGGCCGCAGGAACTGTTGTGTTTTATCAGCTTCTTTTCGGGCTTCTTGCACTTGTGGGTTATCTGGCAGTTACTGGAAAACTGTCAGGAATCAGGCTCCGGGGAAAAAGAAAAACCTTGATACTGCTTGGAGCTCTCAATGCAGGGGTAATGGTCTCTTATTACATGGCTGTGAGCTTTATTAATGTCTCGATATCCGTACTTCTGCTTTATACAGCTCCTTTTTACGTTTTACTGCTTGCTCCTCTCTTTTTGAAGGAGAAACTTAACAAAAAGAATTTTTTTGCTCTGATTCTTTCTCTTGCGGGTGTAGTAATGGTAATTGGCCCTGAAAACTTTGTTTATGGATCGGGAATTGAGCCAGCATATCTTTTTGGGGTGCTTATGGGCCTTTTTTCAGGTTTTTTTTACGCCTGTGTTACCATCACTTCCCGCTATCTCAGGAACGAGTATTCAGGTTTAGAACAACTTTTTATCTCAACCTTCGTAACACTTTTACTATTACTTCCTTTTGTAAAACAGGCCTCAGTAACAGCTCTTATTGAGAATTTGCCAGTCCTCCTCTTTCTAGGAGTAACAATCACTTCAGTAGGTTCGATTCTTTACTTTACAGGGCTTTTACACGTCAAAGCCCAGAATGCAAGCATACTTTCTCTGCTTGAACCAGTAAGTGCGATTTTTTTCGCTTATCTACTCTTAAAAGACCCTATATCTGCTGAAACCCTTCTTGGCTGTGTCCTTATCCTTTCCAGCTCTTTCCTGGCAAGCCTTGAGGAGGAAAGCAAAACCGAAGAAGAACCTGTTTTCAAGGAAAAGCTACCTGCAGTCCCTTAGCTTACCGGCAGCGGGGAAAAGTAATGTTAACTTCTCAAGTCCAGAAAACTTTTTGAAAACACTCATGAAAAAAGAAATATAACGAAAATACGAATAACTGTAATTTTTAGAAAAACTCTAATAGTAAGGAAATAGTTCTCAGATATAACAAGAAAATATTCTTAAATGTGTTATTCTTAAGAATTTCATTCTTAAAAAAATTCTAAGCCATCCGGATTGTATTTTTTTCTATTCATAGCTCTGTTTCCGGTTGGAATGAATAAAATTTATTAGTATGTGCTCTGTATTCTATTAGTCTTAAACATATTTCACAGATTATTTCAAAAGAGTCTGGTATTCTTATGGTAGACGTAGTTAAGGAATTGGAAGCCCTGAGGCAGAATTTGCTTGATCTGTCCCTTCGAAATAATCTTCTCAATTACCGTCCTTCCCAGAAAAGAACCGTCTCGATTACGGGTAGGAAGCCGAAGGAAATTTACGAGCTCTTTGTTCTCCAGGAAAAATCAATGAGATTCGGGGCAATAGCCCAGGTAAGAAAAGACAGAAAAACTGGAAATGGAGAGAAACACGAGGCTTCTGAAACGGAAAAACGGCTTTTGAAAACAATAGGAAATATTCTTGTCTCTGAAGATAAACCCCAGACTTCTCGCTCTGAAACTTTTCTAGAAACCCCTGATGACAGCGAAATCCTTGATAAAAAGCTTTTTTATGTATTTAACCAGGCAAACTCCATATTTGAAGAACAGGGATATCCTGTGCTCTACCTTGCACTGGGCTTTCTGCAGTGGAGTGATAGCCGATCGGCCATAAAAAATCCGAAAGCCCCTCTACTTCTTATTCCCGTTGAACTCAAACGCATAGGTAAAGGCCGAATTTTCAGCATCCAATGGACAGGGGATGAAATCTTCACTTCAATTACCCTCCAGGCAAAAATGAAAGAATTCGGAATCGCTATTCCCGAATTTGAAATGCCTGAGGAGGCTTCAGGAGTCGAGGAATATTTCAGGACTGTATCCAGAGAAATTCATGAAAAGAGGGACTGGAAACTCCTGCCTGAGATCTGCCTTGACCTTTTTAACTTCAAAAAATTTGTCATGTATAAGGATCTTGACCCTGCGACCTGGCCTGAAGACATGTCTCCTGTCGACCATCCATTAATCCAGGAAGTCTTTAACCCTGAAGACCCTGAATGTGAGGCTTCCGGTTTCCTGGAAGAAGAGGTTGACCTTAAACTTCCGGCAAAAGACACTTACCAGATAATGGATGCCGATTCTTCCCAGATCGCGGTCATTGAAGATGTGAAGGCCGGGAAAAACCTTGTTGTAGAAGGGCCTCCAGGAACCGGCAAGTCCCAGACAATTGCAAATACAATCGCAGAACTTATGGCCCAGGGAAAAAGCGTACTATTCGTGAGTGAAAAAATGGCTGCCCTTCAGGTTGTAAAAAGCAGGCTGGACTCTGCCG contains these protein-coding regions:
- a CDS encoding DMT family transporter encodes the protein MEPQHVKANIQIIAASVIYGFSGIFFMYVKNMAAGTVVFYQLLFGLLALVGYLAVTGKLSGIRLRGKRKTLILLGALNAGVMVSYYMAVSFINVSISVLLLYTAPFYVLLLAPLFLKEKLNKKNFFALILSLAGVVMVIGPENFVYGSGIEPAYLFGVLMGLFSGFFYACVTITSRYLRNEYSGLEQLFISTFVTLLLLLPFVKQASVTALIENLPVLLFLGVTITSVGSILYFTGLLHVKAQNASILSLLEPVSAIFFAYLLLKDPISAETLLGCVLILSSSFLASLEEESKTEEEPVFKEKLPAVP
- the tatC gene encoding Sec-independent protein translocase TatC yields the protein MSEAIENLSVILLTLRNKLLVIAGVLITGVIISFQFTGPLIEKMTVDLLPEGAKLVYVSPLEVMMLELKLSIIMGVLLTLPLIAFYAYRAISKRYSIKIPTSIGKSQFLFLCLAVVIMFVIGASYSYFLMLPIFLKFLYIDAAESGVTATYSIFKFISFIATTTAIFGLVFELPIILTFLTRNGFVKYRTLATYRKHIYILFLVSGATITPPDAFSQVMVAVPMVVFFEISMVIVRLIGVKNKLSKPDPSATAVGITKRN
- a CDS encoding pentapeptide repeat-containing protein encodes the protein MLRHATFRHSTLGYATLRHSTLKYATLRYANI
- the tatC gene encoding twin-arginine translocase subunit TatC — protein: MNSQHTGNGTTAATGKALGMNSYTSGVPGDIEEPLMAHLLELRNRLAIVLIWLCLGIIIAFPFSAKGMLLVWKDFINTDLYMTAYSPLEWTLARLKLCLVFALATSIPLLFYQLYKFAGKGLYPNEKRFFLKIIPASFLLFIFGASIGYFIVLPVMFKYILFYSGDMATAQLSVQDTLSAVTTILAGFGIVFQLPLLVVFTVKMGLIEYQTLKKQRVLVYSVIIAVSLFLSPDPTFIAQILVAFLLGVLFEFSLLLIRLF